The genomic window GCGGCGGGCCGGATTCCGAAGCTGGTGGTGGTTGCCGCGATGGCTGCGGCGGATGCGCACCTGCTGACCCGGATCGTGGAAGCGCTGATCCTGGGTGCAAAGGATGGCACGGAAATTGTAAGGGTATCGGTAAACCATCCGGAGGATTGGGATCGGCAGGTTGCTCCGCTTCTGGCAAACGTCACCGGTGCATCCCGGTCGATCCTGGTGACATGCGAGCGGTGGGTGGTGCAAGCCCGGCATGCCCTCGAAGAACCCGGCGTTTTCGGGTTTTATGTGTATCACCGGATGCTGCCGGATGAAAGCCCGGCAAACGCTATAGGCGGCACGGCCGATTCGAAACCCCTTGCCGAAGCGATTGATTCGCATTCGCAGTGGATGCGGTGCATCCCGGCGCTTGTGGCCTTTCGCCGGATCGACTGGCAAAACCGGGCGGATCATCTGGTATCCCTGATGGCCAACCGGATGGGTCTCGATGTGCCGGATGAACGAATCGCAATTCTTGCAGCGGATGCTGTATCGAAGGTGGCATGCGGCAATCAGAAAGGAATGGATGAGATGGCATTCGATCGATTCAACAAAGAAATTCATGCAGCAGAACCGACTGATTCCGTGACGATTCCCCTGAAGGCTTTTCGTCTGATACGGGAAAAGACGGATCGACCCGTTACAGGCGATAGTGCAGACAGGCTCATCGACGGGTATGAACATGGCGATGCCGAGGATATCGCTTTTGGTGAAAATTGGTGGATCAGTTTTCCCAGGGGAGAGGTTTCCAGTGAGATGGTGCATGCACGATGCTGCAAGGATGAACCCGAGCCGGAACAGGTGTTGCTGCAGCGGTGGATGACACCCGGGTGCAGCGGGCTGGACATCGGCGCTGGCTTTGGGCTGCACACCATGACTGCCGCGAATGCCGCAGGGCCAAAGGGCGCATTCTGGGCATTTGAACCCGATCGGACACGCTGGGCCTATGTTGCACGCAGCATTGCAATGAGTTCCATGCACCATATCCGTTTGATCCGGGCAGCCTTAGGAAACGGTTGCCAAACGCCGGTGTTCGGGATGGGCGATCCGGTGCCGGTTTCCTGCATTCGCCTCGATGATGCCATGGCCCGTTACGACATGCCGGCCATCGACTGGGTCCGCATCGGGGAAGATACGGATGTCGAAGCCGTTCTCGATGGTGGAAACGAATTTTTTGCGTTGAATTCGCCGCTGTTGCAGATCGCTTTTCAGCGGGAAGGAGAACTTTCTCTGGAACTGGCTGAGCGGGTCCGGGAAATGGGGTATGCGACCTATCGCATCGTGCCGGGTCTTGATTGTCTTGCGCCATGCAGCTTGCTTGCCGGAATCGACGCTTCCCAGCGATACCTGTTCTGCTGCAAATCCGATCGTGCGGCAAAGCTTGCCTCCATGGGCGTTCTGGTACGTCAGGAAATTGACACCGAGGCAACGGGCCGAAGCCATCCATCGCTCTGGCTCGATTACGTCCGCAATTTCCCCTATACCCTGCGCCTGATTCATCTCTGGGAAGGGTATCTCACGAACCACCTGCAGGATCCGGGATGGCGGGTGCACCAGGAGGCCATGAGCTGTTATGCGCTTTCCTGCACCCGAGAGCTGCCGCTCGAAGATCGTTGGCAGGCTCTGGGGCGGGCACACCGTTTGCTTGTAGATGTTATCGCCAAGAAAGCGACGTTTTCCCGGCTGATGACCATGGCCCGGGTGGCATCCGAGATGGGCTATGACAGTCAGGCATCGGCAGCGCTTCACTACCTGGTGCGTTCCATGGAATCCGGCGAGAACGTATCCATTGACGAGCCTTTTTTGTTCCCCAACAAACGGCTCGATACCGTCGATCCGGGCGAGGGGATCGGCAATGTCGTTATGGTGGCGATACTGGAGGCGCTGGAGCGGACCCAGATGCGCATGGGGCATTTGATGGAGACGGAAAATGCCGAGAGAATCGATTTGCTGCGTACACTGCCGTTTTATGATGAGCGGTTCGATGAGCGGCGGAGGCTGGTCGATAGGCAATAGGCAATAGGCAATAGGCGATAGGCGATAGGCTATAGGCTGTGGGTAATAGGTGATGGGTGATGGGTAATAGCGGCGAGAGACAATCAGGGATGAAAATAGTCCAAAGAACTACTGCCCACTGCCCACTGCCCACTGTCCACTGTCCACTGCCCACTGCCCACTGAATACACGTGATCGGGAACGATTCCCAGCCTGCACCATCTGAATCTGCAGGAGCGATGATCGGCATGAAGCTGAAACCCAAACCGAAAATCAAAGCGAAAAAAAATCAGCACGTCCAGGGCGGCCATGACATTCAGCGGTTGCTGCAGGATGGGCTTTCGGCCCACCGGGAAGGCAGGCTGGAGGATGCGCTGCAGGCATACGGCCGGATTCTGGCCATCTCGCCCCGGAACCCCGATGCGCTGCACCTGACCGGCATGGTGGCCTATTCCCGGAAACAATATGACATTGCCATTGCCTGGATCGAAAAGGCGATTGCATGCCAGCCCCGGGAGGCCATGTTCTATTACAACCTGGGGGCATCGCTCAACGAAACCGGCCGGTTCCGGGAGGCGGTGGAGGCTTACCGAAAAGCCCTGTCTATTAGACCCGACTATGCCGAAGTGTATAGCAATCTCGGCAACACGTTGAAAAGTCTGGGCGATCCGGATGGCGCCATCGAATGCCTCCAGAAGGCCGTCAGCCTCAAGCCCGACTTCAGCGATGCCTATTGCAACCTGGGAATTGCCCTGGCCGATGTCAACCGGATCCGGGAAGCCGAACCCTGCTATCAGAAGGCGCTGGCACTCAACCCCCATTGCCTGCAGGCATGGCACAACTACGGAAACCTTTTCCGGGATACGGATCGGTTTTCCGATGCCATCGCGAGCTTTCAGAATGCCCTTGCGCTCAATCCCGACAAGCCGGAAAGCCTGAACAACCTGGGCCATGTCCTGCTGTTGCAGGGGGATGTGGGAGCCGGACTCCAATATATCCGGAAGGCCTGGGAGAACAAGCCCGATTACTGGGATGCCGGATCGAACTTGTTGCTCGGCTTGCATTACGCCGGGCCGATCGATCCCCAGATGGTGTTCCAGGCCCATCGGGTGTGGGGGCAGCGGGTGATGGAGCATATCCGGCCTTTCGCGGATGTTCCTTCGCCAACCAGAGGTGACGGCAGAATTCGGGTGGGCTACATTTCACCGGATTTGCGAACCCATTCGGTTGCCTTTTTCATCGAACCGATCCTGGCCCATCATGACCGGAGCCGGTTTCATGTGACGGCATACTCGGATGCTGCCATCGAAGACGAAACGTCCAAACGGCTTGCCGGTTATGTGGATGAATGGCGCAATATTTCTCATCGATCCGACGAAGAAGTCTTCCGGCGGATTTGGGAAGACGGGATTGACATTCTGGTGGATCTGGCCGGGCATACGGCTCAGAACCGTCTGGTTCTGTTTGCCCATCGGCCGGCCCCCATTCAGGTGACGTATCTGGGATATCCCGATACGACCGGGCTTCCGACAATGGATTACCGAATCACAGACGACGAAGCCGACCCGCCCGGAATGACGGAAGTCATGCATACGGAAACGCTCGTGCGTCTGAAGACCGGTTTTTTGTGTTATCAGCCGAAATCCGATGCGCCGGAACCCGGCCCTCCGCCGTGCGTCGAAAAAGGCTATGTGACATTTGCCTCGTTCAACAACCTGGCCAAGATCAGCGATGCCATCCTCGATGCCTGGTGCCAGATTCTGAAGCAGGTGCCCGAAGGCCGCATGATCGTGAAGGCCAAACCACTGAGCGACGCGGGGGCGCGGCAATTTCTGATGGCACGGTTCGAACGGCGGGGGATCGATCCGGATCGGATCACGCCGGTCGGCATGCTTCCCTACAAGGAACACATGGGCCTCTATGGGCAGGTGGACATCGCCCTCGATACGTTCCCGTATCATGGGACGACAACGACCTGTGAAGCCTTGTG from Desulfatirhabdium butyrativorans DSM 18734 includes these protein-coding regions:
- a CDS encoding tetratricopeptide repeat protein, which translates into the protein MKLKPKPKIKAKKNQHVQGGHDIQRLLQDGLSAHREGRLEDALQAYGRILAISPRNPDALHLTGMVAYSRKQYDIAIAWIEKAIACQPREAMFYYNLGASLNETGRFREAVEAYRKALSIRPDYAEVYSNLGNTLKSLGDPDGAIECLQKAVSLKPDFSDAYCNLGIALADVNRIREAEPCYQKALALNPHCLQAWHNYGNLFRDTDRFSDAIASFQNALALNPDKPESLNNLGHVLLLQGDVGAGLQYIRKAWENKPDYWDAGSNLLLGLHYAGPIDPQMVFQAHRVWGQRVMEHIRPFADVPSPTRGDGRIRVGYISPDLRTHSVAFFIEPILAHHDRSRFHVTAYSDAAIEDETSKRLAGYVDEWRNISHRSDEEVFRRIWEDGIDILVDLAGHTAQNRLVLFAHRPAPIQVTYLGYPDTTGLPTMDYRITDDEADPPGMTEVMHTETLVRLKTGFLCYQPKSDAPEPGPPPCVEKGYVTFASFNNLAKISDAILDAWCQILKQVPEGRMIVKAKPLSDAGARQFLMARFERRGIDPDRITPVGMLPYKEHMGLYGQVDIALDTFPYHGTTTTCEALWMGVPVITAAGRTHVSRVGCSILHRIGLDGLIGESLDDLIEKATELAWDNRRLVLLRQGMRHRIRASTLVDGRSVTGSLEEAYRMMVEHTTSAVS
- a CDS encoding tetratricopeptide repeat protein — encoded protein: MTKRRFIQPKNRARISGQSGDPKSYHYLLDHYNQGRYESAASGLDDYMRRFPEDPDAWNLKALLHRANLQYEAAAQCLEHALRLNPKNATYWNNLGAMYKDLGQTEKAIGAFEKTIAIDPQYADAYYNLGYAYQGQGQYDLARQWYNKCLAIRPDFEMALSNSASLYKEQGMIDAAIESYEELIRKNPLNGYHWSNLLLCMNYKEGVTAEELYERHIAYGQTFENAIAVFPQPTNQNLTANRRLRVGFVSADFRTHSVAFFLMPFLVEYDRKRFEVFCYSNVHQPDATTEKMRALADHWRNIRPMSDADAGQSIRNDAIDILVDLAGHSGYNRLTVFAAKPAPIQVTWLGYPNTTGLRRVDYRLSDKWTDPPGESEALNAERLFRLNGGFLCYQPPTDAPDVADLPAEKSRTITFGSFNNRIKITEMTIRIWSRILRRIPDARIVLKSSSRLDDTGKDSLLSALESEGIAADRITILGYLPLREHFEAYGFIDIALDTFPYNGTTTTCEALYMGVPVLALEGRTHAGKVSAGILARVGLTDWIAKTEDEYVALAVQKARDLDALAVLRRELRKRMNRSSLMDRYLFTAEMQDAFRWMWLRYCEEQAAGRIPKLVVVAAMAAADAHLLTRIVEALILGAKDGTEIVRVSVNHPEDWDRQVAPLLANVTGASRSILVTCERWVVQARHALEEPGVFGFYVYHRMLPDESPANAIGGTADSKPLAEAIDSHSQWMRCIPALVAFRRIDWQNRADHLVSLMANRMGLDVPDERIAILAADAVSKVACGNQKGMDEMAFDRFNKEIHAAEPTDSVTIPLKAFRLIREKTDRPVTGDSADRLIDGYEHGDAEDIAFGENWWISFPRGEVSSEMVHARCCKDEPEPEQVLLQRWMTPGCSGLDIGAGFGLHTMTAANAAGPKGAFWAFEPDRTRWAYVARSIAMSSMHHIRLIRAALGNGCQTPVFGMGDPVPVSCIRLDDAMARYDMPAIDWVRIGEDTDVEAVLDGGNEFFALNSPLLQIAFQREGELSLELAERVREMGYATYRIVPGLDCLAPCSLLAGIDASQRYLFCCKSDRAAKLASMGVLVRQEIDTEATGRSHPSLWLDYVRNFPYTLRLIHLWEGYLTNHLQDPGWRVHQEAMSCYALSCTRELPLEDRWQALGRAHRLLVDVIAKKATFSRLMTMARVASEMGYDSQASAALHYLVRSMESGENVSIDEPFLFPNKRLDTVDPGEGIGNVVMVAILEALERTQMRMGHLMETENAERIDLLRTLPFYDERFDERRRLVDRQ